Proteins co-encoded in one Marmota flaviventris isolate mMarFla1 chromosome 9, mMarFla1.hap1, whole genome shotgun sequence genomic window:
- the LOC114098345 gene encoding olfactory receptor 51G2-like, which produces MLDFNNTSNWPTFFFIGIPGLEAAHMWISIPFCFLYLVALVGNVLLLVIVRTEQNLHEPQFYLLAMLALTDLGLSLTTMPSVLAIFWFDVHHIDLDACLTQMFFIHTLSSVESGVLVAMAFDRLVAICAPLNYTRILTHYTVACLSGAALIRGATLLAPLPFFLRTFSFCGANILSHSYCYYPDMLKLACGDVTFSSVYGLVCVLCTFAVDVIFILVSYMKILGTVMKLGIQDRNWKSLQTCACHLCTVLVFYLPLISLAVLHRYTQETSPILYTTMSNAYLLMTPLLNPVVYSLKSRQIQAALRKRFWAQRVVAGE; this is translated from the coding sequence ATGCTGGATTTTAATAACACGTCTAATTGGCCCACTTTTTTCTTCATTGGTATTCCTGGTCTGGAGGCTGCACATATGTGGATCTCCATTCCTTTCTGTTTCCTGTACCTGGTGGCTCTTGTGGGTAATGTCCTTCTCCTGGTTATAGTTAGAACAGAACAGAATCTTCATGAACCACAGTTCTATCTTTTAGCCATGCTAGCCCTCACGGACCTGGGCCTTTCCTTGACAACAATGCCAAGTGTCTTGGCTATCTTCTGGTTTGATGTCCACCACATTGATCTGGATGCCTGCCTGACTCAAATGTTCTTCATCCACACCCTCTCCTCTGTAGAATCTGGTGTCCTGGTGGCCATGGCTTTTGACCGCTTGGTGGCTATCTGTGCCCCGCTGAATTACACCAGGATCTTGACGCACTACACTGTTGCCTGCCTTAGTGGAGCTGCCCTCATACGGGGTGCCACTCTGCTGGCCCCTCTGCCTTTTTTCCTGAGGACCTTTTCTTTCTGTGGGGCCAATATCCTCTCACACTCTTATTGCTACTATCCAGATATGCTGAAACTGGCCTGCGGGGATGTTACTTTCAGCAGTGTCTATGGGTTGGTCTGTGTGCTCTGCACCTTTGCAGTGGATGTTATCTTCATCCTTGTTTCATACATGAAAATCTTGGGCACTGTTATGAAACTGGGAATCCAAGACAGAAACTGGAAATCACTGCAAACCTGTGCCTGCCACCTGTGCACAGTGCTTGTGTTCTATTTGCCTCTCATCAGCCTTGCAGTACTGCATCGTTACACCCAGGAAACATCCCCAATTCTGTACACCACCATGAGCAATGCCTACCTCCTCATGACACCACTGCTAAACCCTGTCGTCTACAGTCTCAAATCCCGGCAGATCCAAGCTGCCCTGCGCAAGCGATTTTGGGCACAACGTGTTGTTGCTGGGGAGTGA